The following is a genomic window from Gloeomargarita sp. SKYB120.
ACAACTCCACTCCCACCGGTTGATGAGACTGGGAGCAACATCGAGCAATACTTTCAACTCAGCCCGTTGTGTGCGAATCGTGCGTTCCCAACCGTTGTAGGCAGCCGGTAATGGAACGTGCATTCGTTTTAACAAGTGCTCCAGTAGAACCACTAGGCAACTGACGAATTCTTTCTTTTGTGAAATCCCCAAAGCCTCAATTTCCTCAATCAGATGCTCGATGTCCAGCTTGGCGAAGTCACCCTTTTGAAAATGGACAACGGTTTCTTCTGCCCACCGCCCAATATCTTGCTCATAAAGGGTATGCAGCCAGTTTTCACTCGCCATCAA
Proteins encoded in this region:
- a CDS encoding DUF29 domain-containing protein, with protein sequence MASENWLHTLYEQDIGRWAEETVVHFQKGDFAKLDIEHLIEEIEALGISQKKEFVSCLVVLLEHLLKRMHVPLPAAYNGWERTIRTQRAELKVLLDVAPSLINRWEWSCAKAWPIALANVKDEYPQVPFPYTWPYDATPATILNQRFW